Below is a genomic region from Helianthus annuus cultivar XRQ/B chromosome 2, HanXRQr2.0-SUNRISE, whole genome shotgun sequence.
GTGCAGTTCCGACAGAGTCGGGCAGATGGTGCTTGTCATCggcgacgcacgaccgtgcgtctcGTCGCACGATCGTGCCATATGCCCAGATCAGAATTCACAGCTTCTTCATAATTGGCTGCTCGCTTGTTTTTTATTCAAATTTTTCCTGTTTCCATCTCTCTAATGTTATTTCTCATACAGATGGACCATCCTTTCCTTCAATTCGACCCCAACGATGAGCGAGAGGCTTTGTGCATCCCGAAACGAGACGTATTATGGGCACGGCGGGGGCAGTTCGGAGTCCCCCGATGGTTGGATTGGGAAGTGATGCGGGAACTCAATCAGTATGACAGACTAGACGACATGATGAGTCGCCCGCTTGcaaatctggtcggttgcaactAACCCATTTACCTGGAGCTGACCATAGAGTTCTTCGCATCTTATGCCTATGAAAAGCCGGTTGCTCATCGAAGACCCAAATTCCGCCACTAGGAGCGGGTAGCTTTCAGGTTATGTGGTCGATGGCATACgtggtcggttggtcgtttggGTAGAAGGCTCGGGATTTATACTAGGGACGACATGGATGATACCGATGTCTTCATAGATCAGTTAACCTTCCCTTCTGATGCAGCACGGGATGCATTTTGGGCTGAAAATGCCATTGGGGGCCCCTACAACCCGAGGATGTCGAAGGCCTCGCGACTCAGAGACCCTTTGGTGTGAGTGATGCACCATGTATTTAGCCATACGATATGCggtcgcatggacagtcttggtaactgtccaacaccagatttgatCTTTCTATATGCGTTGGTTGAGAAAGAACCTATCAACCTAGCCACACGAATGGCTGAATACTTCATCAAGTGCTCGGGGCGGACTCCAAACAGTGAGATACATGGCagtcagtatgtgaccgaaataGCGTACAACAAACGCTATATGACTGATTAGGTGCTTCAGGGTCTCACTCTGATAACCGAGGGGTTTCATGTCGACATTAGGTCACTAAAGGCCATGGGGTTGATTGTAGAGCTAGATAGGGGGGATAGGTTGAAAGGGTTGaacaacgaggtctgggacccgttgccTCCAGATGTGGAGGAACACGAGGATGAGGAGATGCACGATCAAGAGCATCCGGCGCAGCAGCACCAGCCACAGACGCCACCACATTCACCGCAGCACCATGCATTCCACCAGCATCAGGAGTGGCCAGAGTTCtaccagcagttccagcagatgcgaATGACGCAGGAGCAGCATGGTACTTACATTGACCAGATTAGATCGAGCCAGGATGAGATTCGGGCCAGTCAGGATCAGCTTCAGGCCACTCAGGACCAGCTTCGGCAGAGCCAGGGTACTCTATACCAGGGGCTGAGTGCGGGATTTTCATATCTTTTCGGGGAGATGCATCTTGCATAccccgactactttcagcaccctccacagttcccaccgtggaacccccCTAGTTATGGCGATGCGGGTCCGTCCTTTACTAGAGACGATGATGGTGATGACGCTTAGGAGCGGTGGAGTGATAGTTGGTGGTTGTTTTTAGTATTTCAGTATTTTGTTTTGGGTGTTTATTTTTGCCTCTTATTTCAAACACCCCGGTTATGTATGCTTTATTTTTTCAGACTCTTTACTTTAGTTTTTATGttatgtctttgttgggattgctagtatttatatttatgtatattaTGGTTGATTTGTGATTTTTCTGTTTCTGTTCTATTTTGGTGCACATGTGACAAACTTGCAGGTTTTGGGCCATTGGATTTTGGACCGGAGCACGTGACAGATACAGCCTCGGAAGTCTCGTTGCATCaacatcatcttgaggggagtattgTAAtccttttctctatatttcgggtctcgcattggggacaatgcgaagttcaagtgtggggagggggttaactttgtttgtcctcatttgtaaaaaaaaaaaaaatcatcagaaaattagaaaaatcattcaaaaatacctgtattttgtatatattttagtaaataaacctgTTGATTATGTTTTAGAAAgcatcggacttgataaaaactcgacaagaaaaatatttttgaaaaaggaaaccggaaagcgtgataaacaaagaaagacttacatgatagttttcacacttttacccattccatccgttacgtgagcatatttgagcctattgttatatatttgttcatttcggatataggggtgagccggatgttatgtgtaatttagaacttgtcactatatgcttgttaagaccatgaacttgtggatttgtgtaaaagtgatagaggcacttagattacccctttgttgtaaaccttgttctttgtgttgtgctccccgttcaccttatattaccctttaggattaaccatgtcgagccttcccgtttacctttgtttacccacattatcgcccacttagccaaatttagcctttgtatgttttaaacctttttagtgttgaaactcggacaaaataatcgtttaactagcgtttgtttcagtttattgtataattagttagtttgcaaaaaaaaaaaaaaaacagaaaataaaacaccctaaaatagggtgaagttattaaaaatcgagcaattttgaatgcttaaatgttaaaatttcgttgataagctcgattgcgcaatagtcgcctttttaaggcatttgtatgtatagttgtatattttgttgctagttaaacgctactaccgagttttaaccattttcgccactttatatgtccacttccatacccttcgcccaagcctaacgttacaacccgtaaagacctcttgatttacacttgtttgcatgttagttggtggagacgagatcttatgacaagcttgtgatattgcatatttcattgacgaggcattgagtgtttgcacatacacattttatgtatattgcataaataaaaccgagtgtgtgtgaacattgtgagtcgtgtgaagattaacatgttgagtcaattaaatgtgaagtcacggctttttggttgtcgctttataattgcatattattgttgggtttgagtcttttgatgttgtctttcgacaaaccggctaaccgtttatagtagttttcaataaaagagtgtgtaaattatcgttcttgtttgtttctgtcttttattgctttttagttcagcttgcttgaggacaagcaaggttcaagtgtggggagatttgatattcgctaatttacacatattttagtcccccgttttacccctattttatgcgttttcggccgtaaaaccgtcattcggatatttaattatctacacttttgtttacaggcctaaaacagcataccagacaagatgatagcgaaaacgaggactttccggacaaaacgacgaagctgcgaaccttctgttagaaaactgacttgggcgtgtggaacggtcgtgcgacctgatgcacgaccgtgcatctccGATAAATCATGAAAggcccggcagtgaacgagggtgcaactccgcgtgcagggcattgaaggccaacccgggAATGCACGGTCATTCCAGatcttgcaccccgtgcggatccgatgaTCCAGCCAACCTCGGAACTCAACGACCAGTGCGACCAGGCGTGCAACAAGAACCCGGTAATGAACGACCGTGCCATatgaagaacggtcgtgcgatatcgaatctggtcaacgatctgatgacgtcatgcagtatg
It encodes:
- the LOC110888153 gene encoding 50 kDa gamma-zein-like, with translation MGLIVELDRGDRLKGLNNEVWDPLPPDVEEHEDEEMHDQEHPAQQHQPQTPPHSPQHHAFHQHQEWPEFYQQFQQMRMTQEQHGTYIDQIRSSQDEIRASQDQLQATQDQLRQSQGTLYQGLSAGFSYLFGEMHLAYPDYFQHPPQFPPWNPPSYGDAGPSFTRDDDGDDA